The Xanthomonas rydalmerensis genomic interval ATTGCAGTAATTTTGCGGCCATAAATAAAATGACCGCACTAAGTGGTAAATATTGAGCGGGGCGGGATAGTAAAGTAATTTATTACACATATGCCATGGGAGGGTTTGTGATAAAAAATTCTTATGCAATTTGGAATAATAAGGGCGGAGTGGGCAAGAGCACCATCACTTTCAATGTTGCCTCTCGTTTTGCTGAGCTAAATGAGGACAAGCACGTTCTCGTCATAGATATGTGCCCGCAAGCCAATGTAAGCATGATGCTTCTTGGAGGGGGTTTAAAAGGGGAGGCGGAGGTTCACAAGCTCTGTACTAGCGCAGCTGCCCCAACAATCGTCGGCTATTTAACACAGGCATTGGGCGGTGGCCCCCTAGCCAATGCTCCAATGGCGGCGACTTATGTGACGAATGTTTCTGCCATCAATACTAGTTTGCCGAAAAATTTGCATCTAATATGTGGCGATCCAAATCTTGAGCTTATTTCTGCCTATATTTCAAATCTTGCTTCAGCGCAGCAAGTTTTGCCCACTATCAAGCCATGGGTGTGGGTGCATGAGGTTGTTAAGAGGCTAATAAGTTCAGTTGATAAAGAGTTGGGTGGAGAGTGGGTGGTTTTTATCGACACAAATCCGAGCTTTTCTAGTTACACAGAACTTGCCATTTGTGCTGTCGAAAGATTGCTGCTCCCTGTTAATGCTGACGACTCATCAAGAACTGCGATTGGCGCTATGCATTCGCTTTTATATGGCCAAAATCCACCGCATCCCATTTATGGCGCATGGACATTCGCGCATAATGCGCAGGCATATGGGGTGTCAGTTCCGAAGATACATCAAGTTATTGGCAATAGGCTTACGCAAAATCTAGGCGCGGCTGCAGCATTTGCGGCACTGTCTCGCGCTAGTGCTGAATCTCTATATGGTTTGTACAAAGGGAATCCAGGTCGTTTTACTGTGCGAGCCCAGGCTCCTACTAACGAGAATGATTTTGTTATTAAGTACTCGGTATCATTGCGGGATTTTAATACTGCTGGTGTTGTTGCTGCGCATGAAGGTGTGCCTGTCTCATCCTTGCATGGAGGTCGGCACTTCGTTCACGGTCGTGAAGTTAATATAGATAATAATAGGATAGTTGACTGCAGAATTGCGCTTGATCTGGTTGTTAAGTCTGTTTGACTTTTTGAGTGTAATGGGCGGGATGATCGTGCGTCACTCAGCTATTTGGGTGCGAATGAGAGATGTAAGGCGGTGCCGTTTGAGCTAGCCGTCCTGCTTAGCAAAAGGAGCTCCTTGCAATGGATGCTGTCAAGCCACCACTGACGTTCGCTTTGCTGGAGCAGAAGATCGCGGCGATGCCGGAAGGGCCAGTGTCTGCGTTGTCGACGCCGCGCTGGACGCGGGTGCTCAATGCAGTGGGATGGGTGGGAATCGTCATCGGGTTGCTGCCATCGCTTCTGTTGCTCTGGATTGCGCCGCAGCTGTGGATGGTGACCCTGTCGCGGGCGGGGTTGGTCCTCACGTTGGCTTTTCTCCCTTATTTGCTACGTACGGTCTGGTTGGTCATTTACGAGTTCGTCAATTCGCGTCGGCAGTTCGTCGAACAGTTCGATCACGATGTGGTTCAGCTGCGTCAGGTGTCGCAGTGGTTGCTGGCCTATCCGCGCGACGTGCTGGAGGACCAGTTGCGTTATGCCAAGATGGCGCAGGAACGTCTGGTCTCCAAGCTCGGTCTGCTAGTCGGCGGCTTGGACAAGCTCGGCTTGCTGCCACTGTGCCTGTCGTTATTCGTTGTCCTGCGCAACTGGCGCGATCTTTTGGTCTTGCCCGCGTGGCTGGCGATGCTGGCGCTGTTCGCTGCGATCCTTTGGATGATCAGCTGGC includes:
- a CDS encoding ParA family protein is translated as MGGFVIKNSYAIWNNKGGVGKSTITFNVASRFAELNEDKHVLVIDMCPQANVSMMLLGGGLKGEAEVHKLCTSAAAPTIVGYLTQALGGGPLANAPMAATYVTNVSAINTSLPKNLHLICGDPNLELISAYISNLASAQQVLPTIKPWVWVHEVVKRLISSVDKELGGEWVVFIDTNPSFSSYTELAICAVERLLLPVNADDSSRTAIGAMHSLLYGQNPPHPIYGAWTFAHNAQAYGVSVPKIHQVIGNRLTQNLGAAAAFAALSRASAESLYGLYKGNPGRFTVRAQAPTNENDFVIKYSVSLRDFNTAGVVAAHEGVPVSSLHGGRHFVHGREVNIDNNRIVDCRIALDLVVKSV